One Rhinoraja longicauda isolate Sanriku21f chromosome 18, sRhiLon1.1, whole genome shotgun sequence DNA segment encodes these proteins:
- the LOC144602193 gene encoding uncharacterized protein LOC144602193 isoform X3: MSVAVVDFGSFALGEAEPSAHEMKRLSTEIGRAFSELGFVYLKNTGIKDEQVFSAMDICRKFFLLPKDIKQQYAHAVVSDVPYHGWFGLETESLDPTQPGDLKEVFNYSTFSSNDVRPVKELPEFTSCIESFFRTFQELSMHVMKVIALSLGVETDFFVGKHQRMGSVLNPSTLRAAYYPPVAKPSLKENQTRCGEHSDYGTFTLLFQDKNGGLEVMSRCGQYIDAPYIPNAVLLNVANLLQRWTSDRWIATKHRVGIPQTEDALNRTRQSLSFFVHPDHDATIACCDGLDKHPPITSIQYLMDNHHDIYYKESYPSTA; encoded by the exons ATGAGTGTGGCTGTGGTTGACTTTGGCTCATTTGCCTTGGGTGAAGCTGAACCTTCAGCCCATGAAATGAAACGATTATCCACAGAGATCGGACGGGCATTCAGTGAACTTGGATTTGTGTACCTCAAAAACACCGGCATCAAAGATGAGCAA GTGTTTAGTGCGATGGACATCTGCAGGAAGTTCTTTCTACTTCCCAAGGACATTAAACAGCAATATGCTCATGCCGTGGTCTCAGATGTTCCATACCACGGCTGGTTTGGTCTTGAGACTGAAAG TTTAGATCCAACACAGCCTGGTGATCTGAAAGAAGTCTTTAATTACTCAACATTTTCTTCAAATGAC GTACGTCCTGTGAAAGAGCTACCTGAGTTTACAAGCTGTATTGAGTCATTCTTCAGAACGTTTCAGGAGCTGTCCATGCACGTTATGAAGGTCATTGCATTGAGCCTGGGAGTTGAGACTGATTTCTTTGTCGGCAAGCATCAAAGGATGGGTA GTGTTTTAAATCCGTCAACCCTCAGAGCTGCGTACTACCCACCAGTAGCAAAACCCTCTTTGAAGGAAAACCAGACTCGATGTGGGGAACATTCTGACTACGGGACCTTCACTTTACTCTTTCAGGACAAGAATGGAGGACTGGAG GTAATGTCCAGGTGTGGTCAGTACATCGACGCTCCCTACATTCCAAATGCGGTTCTTCTCAACGTAGCTAATCTTCTGCAGAGGTGGACATCTGACAGATGGATTGCCACA aAACACCGAGTGGGAATCCCGCAAACAGAAGATGCTTTGAACAGGACCCGACAGTCACTGAGCTTCTTTGTCCACCCGGATCACGACGCCACTATTGCCTGTTGTGATGGTTTAGACAAACACCCCCCCATCACCTCCATCCAGTATCTCATGGATAATCACCATGATATATATTATAAGGAATCCTATCCTTCCACAGCCTGA
- the LOC144602193 gene encoding uncharacterized protein LOC144602193 isoform X1: MKRTSLRGQNRWKKMSVAVVDFGSFALGEAEPSAHEMKRLSTEIGRAFSELGFVYLKNTGIKDEQVFSAMDICRKFFLLPKDIKQQYAHAVVSDVPYHGWFGLETESLDPTQPGDLKEVFNYSTFSSNDVRPVKELPEFTSCIESFFRTFQELSMHVMKVIALSLGVETDFFVGKHQRMGSVLNPSTLRAAYYPPVAKPSLKENQTRCGEHSDYGTFTLLFQDKNGGLEVMSRCGQYIDAPYIPNAVLLNVANLLQRWTSDRWIATKHRVGIPQTEDALNRTRQSLSFFVHPDHDATIACCDGLDKHPPITSIQYLMDNHHDIYYKESYPSTA, translated from the exons atgaaaag GACGTCCTTACGAGGCCAGAATCGTTGGAAGAAGATGAGTGTGGCTGTGGTTGACTTTGGCTCATTTGCCTTGGGTGAAGCTGAACCTTCAGCCCATGAAATGAAACGATTATCCACAGAGATCGGACGGGCATTCAGTGAACTTGGATTTGTGTACCTCAAAAACACCGGCATCAAAGATGAGCAA GTGTTTAGTGCGATGGACATCTGCAGGAAGTTCTTTCTACTTCCCAAGGACATTAAACAGCAATATGCTCATGCCGTGGTCTCAGATGTTCCATACCACGGCTGGTTTGGTCTTGAGACTGAAAG TTTAGATCCAACACAGCCTGGTGATCTGAAAGAAGTCTTTAATTACTCAACATTTTCTTCAAATGAC GTACGTCCTGTGAAAGAGCTACCTGAGTTTACAAGCTGTATTGAGTCATTCTTCAGAACGTTTCAGGAGCTGTCCATGCACGTTATGAAGGTCATTGCATTGAGCCTGGGAGTTGAGACTGATTTCTTTGTCGGCAAGCATCAAAGGATGGGTA GTGTTTTAAATCCGTCAACCCTCAGAGCTGCGTACTACCCACCAGTAGCAAAACCCTCTTTGAAGGAAAACCAGACTCGATGTGGGGAACATTCTGACTACGGGACCTTCACTTTACTCTTTCAGGACAAGAATGGAGGACTGGAG GTAATGTCCAGGTGTGGTCAGTACATCGACGCTCCCTACATTCCAAATGCGGTTCTTCTCAACGTAGCTAATCTTCTGCAGAGGTGGACATCTGACAGATGGATTGCCACA aAACACCGAGTGGGAATCCCGCAAACAGAAGATGCTTTGAACAGGACCCGACAGTCACTGAGCTTCTTTGTCCACCCGGATCACGACGCCACTATTGCCTGTTGTGATGGTTTAGACAAACACCCCCCCATCACCTCCATCCAGTATCTCATGGATAATCACCATGATATATATTATAAGGAATCCTATCCTTCCACAGCCTGA
- the LOC144602193 gene encoding uncharacterized protein LOC144602193 isoform X2, translated as MKRTSLRGQNRWKKMSVAVVDFGSFALGEAEPSAHEMKRLSTEIGRAFSELGFVYLKNTGIKDEQVFSAMDICRKFFLLPKDIKQQYAHAVVSDVPYHGWFGLETESLDPTQPGDLKEVFNYSTFSSNDVRPVKELPEFTSCIESFFRTFQELSMHVMKVIALSLGVETDFFVGKHQRMGVLNPSTLRAAYYPPVAKPSLKENQTRCGEHSDYGTFTLLFQDKNGGLEVMSRCGQYIDAPYIPNAVLLNVANLLQRWTSDRWIATKHRVGIPQTEDALNRTRQSLSFFVHPDHDATIACCDGLDKHPPITSIQYLMDNHHDIYYKESYPSTA; from the exons atgaaaag GACGTCCTTACGAGGCCAGAATCGTTGGAAGAAGATGAGTGTGGCTGTGGTTGACTTTGGCTCATTTGCCTTGGGTGAAGCTGAACCTTCAGCCCATGAAATGAAACGATTATCCACAGAGATCGGACGGGCATTCAGTGAACTTGGATTTGTGTACCTCAAAAACACCGGCATCAAAGATGAGCAA GTGTTTAGTGCGATGGACATCTGCAGGAAGTTCTTTCTACTTCCCAAGGACATTAAACAGCAATATGCTCATGCCGTGGTCTCAGATGTTCCATACCACGGCTGGTTTGGTCTTGAGACTGAAAG TTTAGATCCAACACAGCCTGGTGATCTGAAAGAAGTCTTTAATTACTCAACATTTTCTTCAAATGAC GTACGTCCTGTGAAAGAGCTACCTGAGTTTACAAGCTGTATTGAGTCATTCTTCAGAACGTTTCAGGAGCTGTCCATGCACGTTATGAAGGTCATTGCATTGAGCCTGGGAGTTGAGACTGATTTCTTTGTCGGCAAGCATCAAAGGATGG GTGTTTTAAATCCGTCAACCCTCAGAGCTGCGTACTACCCACCAGTAGCAAAACCCTCTTTGAAGGAAAACCAGACTCGATGTGGGGAACATTCTGACTACGGGACCTTCACTTTACTCTTTCAGGACAAGAATGGAGGACTGGAG GTAATGTCCAGGTGTGGTCAGTACATCGACGCTCCCTACATTCCAAATGCGGTTCTTCTCAACGTAGCTAATCTTCTGCAGAGGTGGACATCTGACAGATGGATTGCCACA aAACACCGAGTGGGAATCCCGCAAACAGAAGATGCTTTGAACAGGACCCGACAGTCACTGAGCTTCTTTGTCCACCCGGATCACGACGCCACTATTGCCTGTTGTGATGGTTTAGACAAACACCCCCCCATCACCTCCATCCAGTATCTCATGGATAATCACCATGATATATATTATAAGGAATCCTATCCTTCCACAGCCTGA
- the LOC144602193 gene encoding uncharacterized protein LOC144602193 isoform X4: MKRTSLRGQNRWKKMSVAVVDFGSFALGEAEPSAHEMKRLSTEIGRAFSELGFVYLKNTGIKDEQVRPVKELPEFTSCIESFFRTFQELSMHVMKVIALSLGVETDFFVGKHQRMGSVLNPSTLRAAYYPPVAKPSLKENQTRCGEHSDYGTFTLLFQDKNGGLEVMSRCGQYIDAPYIPNAVLLNVANLLQRWTSDRWIATKHRVGIPQTEDALNRTRQSLSFFVHPDHDATIACCDGLDKHPPITSIQYLMDNHHDIYYKESYPSTA; the protein is encoded by the exons atgaaaag GACGTCCTTACGAGGCCAGAATCGTTGGAAGAAGATGAGTGTGGCTGTGGTTGACTTTGGCTCATTTGCCTTGGGTGAAGCTGAACCTTCAGCCCATGAAATGAAACGATTATCCACAGAGATCGGACGGGCATTCAGTGAACTTGGATTTGTGTACCTCAAAAACACCGGCATCAAAGATGAGCAA GTACGTCCTGTGAAAGAGCTACCTGAGTTTACAAGCTGTATTGAGTCATTCTTCAGAACGTTTCAGGAGCTGTCCATGCACGTTATGAAGGTCATTGCATTGAGCCTGGGAGTTGAGACTGATTTCTTTGTCGGCAAGCATCAAAGGATGGGTA GTGTTTTAAATCCGTCAACCCTCAGAGCTGCGTACTACCCACCAGTAGCAAAACCCTCTTTGAAGGAAAACCAGACTCGATGTGGGGAACATTCTGACTACGGGACCTTCACTTTACTCTTTCAGGACAAGAATGGAGGACTGGAG GTAATGTCCAGGTGTGGTCAGTACATCGACGCTCCCTACATTCCAAATGCGGTTCTTCTCAACGTAGCTAATCTTCTGCAGAGGTGGACATCTGACAGATGGATTGCCACA aAACACCGAGTGGGAATCCCGCAAACAGAAGATGCTTTGAACAGGACCCGACAGTCACTGAGCTTCTTTGTCCACCCGGATCACGACGCCACTATTGCCTGTTGTGATGGTTTAGACAAACACCCCCCCATCACCTCCATCCAGTATCTCATGGATAATCACCATGATATATATTATAAGGAATCCTATCCTTCCACAGCCTGA